A stretch of Candidatus Effluviviaceae Genus V sp. DNA encodes these proteins:
- a CDS encoding methyltransferase domain-containing protein translates to MGLTVIERWIREHLNPEESTSAALLYERMESQSGGSLPVIYRPLDPMRPGDWHDEALCGAFAYAMDGADRVLDLGPGDGWPSLRIAHAVGEIVGIDPSPRRVGVQRENARRLGVRNARFMEMNALDLAFEDAGFDGVVAASVLEQTGDPDRALHEVFRVLRPGGVFMMVFEDYAACFASDDGDEALWFEPDDEPVLFYVVREKEPPSERWYAFFVNGPGEKLATLTPTPERMRGLERGASGPPPPPWAGVDFFEELRRSITRTATYCLEHLSSETLTDRLERVGFADAVFFDHRMEPVRRFVCGAQESGTLPRLAPMFESICRTLGQAAVDGAGSPPGDVVITRRPGGASG, encoded by the coding sequence ATGGGCCTGACAGTCATCGAACGCTGGATCCGGGAGCATCTGAATCCCGAAGAGTCGACGTCCGCCGCGCTCCTCTATGAGCGGATGGAGTCGCAGTCGGGTGGGTCGCTTCCGGTCATCTACCGGCCGCTCGATCCCATGCGTCCCGGCGACTGGCACGACGAGGCGCTCTGCGGCGCATTCGCCTACGCGATGGACGGCGCGGACCGCGTCCTTGACCTCGGTCCCGGCGACGGCTGGCCGTCGCTCCGGATTGCGCACGCGGTCGGGGAGATCGTCGGCATCGACCCGTCGCCGCGGCGCGTGGGGGTGCAGCGGGAGAATGCGAGGCGCCTCGGCGTCCGGAACGCGCGGTTCATGGAGATGAACGCGCTCGACCTCGCCTTCGAGGACGCGGGATTCGACGGCGTTGTCGCGGCGTCGGTCCTCGAGCAGACGGGCGATCCGGATCGGGCGCTTCATGAGGTCTTCCGCGTTCTCCGGCCCGGCGGCGTGTTCATGATGGTCTTCGAGGACTACGCTGCCTGCTTCGCCTCAGACGACGGCGACGAGGCGCTCTGGTTCGAGCCGGACGACGAGCCGGTGCTCTTCTACGTCGTACGCGAGAAGGAGCCGCCGAGCGAGCGGTGGTACGCGTTCTTCGTGAACGGGCCAGGCGAGAAGCTGGCGACGCTCACACCGACCCCAGAGCGCATGCGGGGCTTGGAGCGCGGGGCGTCCGGCCCTCCGCCTCCGCCCTGGGCGGGCGTTGACTTCTTTGAGGAACTCCGTCGCTCGATCACCCGCACGGCGACCTATTGCCTCGAGCACCTGTCGAGCGAGACCCTGACCGACCGCCTTGAGCGCGTCGGGTTTGCGGATGCGGTGTTCTTCGACCATCGTATGGAACCCGTGAGGAGGTTCGTGTGCGGCGCGCAGGAGTCAGGAACGCTGCCGCGCCTCGCGCCGATGTTCGAGTCGATCTGCCGGACGCTCGGTCAGGCGGCCGTCGACGGCGCGGGTTCTCCGCCGGGGGATGTCGTCATCACGAGAAGGCCGGGAGGAGCGAGTGGCTGA
- a CDS encoding methyltransferase domain-containing protein: protein MSSSREGREERVAEPRDVPESAVFWERRFVERLSEGLPDEWRTSVFDGDSALAARFLEELEPGASVLDFGCGFGRNSLGLAERGFQVLACDLAESAVEHCIEQADREGLEVERVRCREATLELPDEAVDGVLAWSVLDHVRLADAERIARELGRVARDDALLLFSFDEDRSDDPESVGEELDDGTFRYTRGRRRGMLFRPYTNAEIKGLFEREWKELGFEGPDMTVHRRGLMRRRLRRSESREA, encoded by the coding sequence ATGTCGTCATCACGAGAAGGCCGGGAGGAGCGAGTGGCTGAGCCGAGGGACGTTCCCGAGTCCGCCGTCTTCTGGGAGCGCCGGTTCGTCGAGCGTCTCTCGGAGGGGCTGCCGGACGAATGGCGAACATCCGTCTTCGACGGCGACAGCGCGCTGGCGGCCCGGTTCCTCGAGGAACTCGAGCCAGGGGCGAGCGTTCTCGATTTCGGGTGTGGGTTCGGAAGGAACTCCCTCGGCCTGGCGGAGCGCGGGTTCCAGGTGCTGGCCTGCGACCTGGCCGAATCTGCGGTCGAGCACTGCATCGAGCAGGCGGACAGGGAGGGCCTCGAGGTCGAGCGCGTGCGCTGTCGCGAAGCGACGCTGGAGCTTCCCGACGAGGCGGTCGACGGCGTCCTGGCCTGGAGTGTGCTCGATCACGTACGGCTCGCGGACGCGGAGCGCATCGCGAGGGAACTCGGGCGCGTGGCTCGCGACGACGCGCTCCTCCTTTTCTCGTTCGATGAGGACCGGTCCGACGACCCTGAGTCGGTCGGGGAGGAGCTGGACGACGGGACGTTCCGGTACACCAGGGGGCGGCGGCGCGGCATGCTCTTCCGACCCTACACGAACGCGGAGATCAAGGGCCTCTTCGAGCGCGAGTGGAAGGAGCTTGGGTTCGAAGGCCCTGACATGACGGTCCATCGCCGCGGGCTCATGCGGCGCAGGCTGCGTCGGAGTGAGTCGCGCGAGGCCTGA
- a CDS encoding zinc ribbon domain-containing protein, which produces MPIFEYRCETCGEEFEEILSSENRDRPQTCPKCGSKRSKRLMSAFAGGASCGSCSTPKPT; this is translated from the coding sequence GTGCCGATCTTTGAGTATCGCTGTGAGACGTGCGGTGAGGAGTTCGAGGAGATCCTCTCGTCCGAGAACCGCGACAGGCCCCAGACCTGTCCGAAGTGCGGGTCGAAGCGCTCGAAGCGCCTGATGTCGGCCTTTGCCGGTGGGGCGAGCTGCGGTTCCTGCTCCACGCCGAAGCCGACGTGA